Proteins co-encoded in one Kribbella solani genomic window:
- a CDS encoding TRAP transporter permease, protein MTVGVDSGSGVTAPSAEELAEYEQERPARRLRPALNLVISVWCAIISVGVLAQVFFPLPQGTQFYLVIFLAAILPITLLCYRGIKVPAVLNPFKARTHDDPGLIDWILAIVALAVCVYPLFGFDGFLERRQEPTTLDVITGALLLILLLEACRRTTGWVLPAFSLLFIAYAYYGGYLPYTWSLAHQGFNFDAIIAQFTMGTAGFYGTPLNVAASYIVLFTIYGAVLDYSGAGKFFIELSFAAFKRSRTAPGRTVTLAGFLLGSVSGSGTATAVSLGTVSWPILRRAGYPPEPAGGMLAASGIGAILSPPTLGAAAFIIAEFLQVSYLKVLGFAVIPTILYYLGILLAIEIDARKHGTTSAETSQQSAWRLLLRFGYHFLSLFVIIAFMAVDIPPFKAVVYAVVIQFALSFLDREHRLTARPLFNALAQGTRSVLPVAATCATAGIIVAVTTQTGLGLNLAEIIVGAARGVTDNHTVVLILTVLLSAIAVLILGLAVPVTASFIIAAVIISPALVHLGVTQPEAYMFIFYYAVLSEVSPPTALAAVATAAITGGKVMPTMWQAWKYTLPAFLVPFAFVLTDNGSYLLGQGSLVGMVWTTLVSMLAVAALAVVTGGWVFVKASWLERAVCVPAAALLLYLAPVTITAGICLLLVAVVLNLVRRQRQASSVEGTVAS, encoded by the coding sequence ATGACTGTCGGTGTTGACAGCGGGAGTGGCGTGACGGCGCCTTCCGCGGAGGAACTTGCCGAGTACGAGCAGGAGCGCCCCGCTCGGCGGCTGCGCCCTGCCCTGAATCTGGTGATTTCGGTCTGGTGCGCGATCATCAGCGTCGGCGTACTCGCGCAGGTGTTCTTCCCTTTACCACAAGGCACGCAGTTCTACCTGGTGATCTTTCTCGCAGCGATCCTGCCGATCACCCTGCTCTGCTACCGCGGGATCAAGGTGCCCGCGGTGCTCAACCCCTTCAAGGCGCGTACGCACGATGATCCTGGGCTGATCGACTGGATCCTCGCGATCGTGGCGCTCGCGGTGTGCGTGTACCCGTTGTTCGGCTTCGACGGTTTTCTCGAACGCCGGCAGGAGCCGACGACGCTGGATGTGATCACCGGCGCCTTGTTGCTGATCCTGTTGCTCGAAGCATGCCGCCGGACGACCGGCTGGGTGCTTCCGGCGTTCAGCCTGCTGTTCATCGCGTACGCGTACTACGGCGGCTACCTGCCGTACACGTGGTCGTTGGCGCATCAGGGATTCAACTTCGACGCGATCATCGCGCAGTTCACGATGGGTACGGCCGGGTTCTACGGGACGCCGCTGAACGTCGCGGCCTCGTACATCGTGCTGTTCACGATCTACGGCGCGGTGCTCGACTACTCGGGCGCGGGCAAGTTCTTCATCGAGCTGTCCTTCGCCGCGTTCAAGCGCAGCCGGACCGCGCCGGGGCGTACGGTCACGCTGGCCGGGTTCCTGCTCGGCAGCGTGTCCGGATCGGGGACGGCGACCGCGGTGTCGCTCGGGACCGTGTCCTGGCCGATCCTGCGCCGCGCCGGGTACCCGCCGGAACCGGCCGGCGGCATGCTCGCCGCGTCCGGGATCGGGGCGATCCTGTCCCCGCCGACGCTCGGCGCGGCGGCGTTCATCATCGCGGAGTTCCTGCAGGTCTCGTACCTGAAGGTGCTCGGGTTCGCGGTGATCCCGACCATCCTGTACTACCTGGGCATCCTGCTCGCGATCGAGATCGACGCCCGCAAACACGGCACCACCTCGGCGGAGACCTCGCAGCAGTCCGCGTGGCGGTTGCTGCTGCGGTTCGGGTACCACTTCCTGTCGCTGTTCGTGATCATCGCGTTCATGGCGGTCGACATCCCGCCGTTCAAGGCAGTCGTGTACGCGGTGGTGATCCAGTTCGCGCTGTCCTTCCTGGACCGCGAGCACCGGTTGACCGCGCGGCCGCTGTTCAATGCGCTTGCCCAAGGCACCCGTTCGGTGCTGCCGGTGGCGGCGACCTGCGCGACCGCGGGCATCATCGTCGCCGTCACCACCCAGACCGGTCTCGGGCTGAACCTGGCCGAGATCATCGTCGGGGCCGCGCGTGGAGTGACGGACAACCACACCGTCGTACTGATCCTGACCGTGCTGCTGTCCGCGATCGCGGTACTGATCCTCGGACTCGCCGTGCCGGTGACCGCGTCCTTCATCATCGCGGCGGTGATCATCTCGCCGGCGCTCGTGCACCTCGGCGTCACGCAGCCCGAGGCGTACATGTTCATCTTCTACTACGCAGTCCTCTCCGAGGTCTCGCCGCCGACCGCGCTGGCCGCCGTCGCGACCGCCGCGATCACCGGCGGCAAGGTGATGCCGACGATGTGGCAGGCGTGGAAGTACACGCTGCCGGCGTTCCTGGTGCCGTTCGCGTTCGTACTCACGGACAACGGCTCGTACCTGCTCGGTCAGGGTTCGCTGGTCGGCATGGTGTGGACGACGCTGGTGTCGATGCTCGCCGTCGCGGCGCTCGCGGTCGTCACCGGCGGATGGGTGTTCGTGAAGGCCAGTTGGCTCGAGCGAGCGGTGTGCGTACCGGCCGCGGCGCTACTGCTTTACCTCGCGCCCGTAACCATCACGGCCGGAATCTGTTTGCTACTTGTTGCCGTCGTCCTCAACCTGGTCCGGCGGCAGCGCCAGGCCTCTTCCGTGGAAGGAACCGTTGCCTCATGA
- a CDS encoding acyl-CoA thioesterase, which produces MSSSPLSRPTSETRLSLSHITAQNETNLLGTVHGGVIMTLVDSAAGVVAARHSGGPAVTASMDEMVFLVPVRVGDVVHFSAQVNWTGRSSMEVGVRITADRWDAVGPQVHVASAYLVFVAVDEAGQPRAVPQVVPVTDEDRRRLREAEIRRSHRLARRAAIIASRQEDQSQADQERAGEGR; this is translated from the coding sequence ATGTCCAGCAGCCCGTTGTCGCGGCCGACCTCCGAGACCCGGCTGTCGTTGTCGCACATCACCGCGCAGAACGAGACCAACCTGCTCGGTACGGTGCACGGTGGCGTGATCATGACGCTGGTCGACTCGGCCGCGGGTGTGGTCGCGGCGCGGCACTCGGGTGGACCAGCGGTGACGGCGTCGATGGACGAGATGGTGTTCCTGGTGCCGGTTCGCGTCGGCGATGTCGTGCATTTCAGCGCGCAGGTGAACTGGACCGGTCGCAGCTCGATGGAGGTCGGTGTCCGGATCACCGCCGATCGGTGGGACGCGGTGGGTCCACAGGTGCATGTGGCGTCGGCGTATCTGGTGTTCGTCGCGGTGGACGAAGCTGGGCAGCCGCGCGCGGTGCCGCAGGTGGTTCCGGTGACGGACGAGGATCGGCGGCGGTTGCGGGAGGCGGAGATCCGGCGCAGTCACCGGCTGGCCCGCCGGGCCGCGATCATCGCTTCCCGGCAGGAAGACCAGTCACAAGCAGATCAGGAGCGAGCTGGCGAAGGCCGCTAG
- a CDS encoding phosphotransferase family protein has product MGEQQDFLDQITAIARRHGVEPSQIEEVPGGVANRAFVLGADLFLRVSRPGFEQDLHKETQVVPIACQAGVLTPAIVDYDPTLQLIPAPYAVMQRVHGTEPHTTPTTLAAELAHLHQLLPTTTPPSPRPHPLSPPLSSPPPQPQPLPPALSDLAPQPLPPPLTSPSPRPLPPLLPSPPPQPPQLSSPRPADEGADCLLAFIPGLPEDDWGDPHRTVDDLATRGYLDPDTANWLTTCFTRLADRFDRTGPKVLIHGDVATHNLLVAPDNTLRALIDWGDAAWAPPAMDFAKLPLPDVATLLPPYLHHTNQSSSSPSSSFSSTVTSSPTTTTSSSTTSSSTTSSSTTSSPTTSASATASASASASSRPVSEDELAAGILWLHLSWALSKLPAAPWPNQRHWTAPPASRLLGVLRFFAGTPPEPWSTLL; this is encoded by the coding sequence TTGGGCGAGCAGCAGGACTTCCTGGACCAAATCACCGCGATCGCGCGCCGGCACGGCGTCGAGCCGTCGCAGATCGAAGAGGTCCCGGGCGGCGTGGCCAACCGCGCCTTCGTCCTCGGCGCCGACCTGTTCCTCCGAGTCTCCCGCCCCGGCTTCGAACAAGATCTCCACAAAGAAACCCAGGTCGTCCCGATCGCCTGCCAGGCCGGCGTCCTCACCCCCGCGATCGTCGACTACGACCCCACCCTCCAACTGATCCCCGCCCCCTACGCGGTAATGCAACGAGTCCACGGCACCGAACCACACACCACCCCCACCACCCTCGCCGCCGAACTGGCCCACCTCCACCAACTCCTCCCCACCACCACCCCACCGTCCCCACGCCCGCACCCGCTTTCGCCCCCGCTCTCGAGCCCGCCCCCGCAACCGCAGCCGCTTCCGCCCGCGCTCTCGGACCTGGCCCCGCAGCCGCTTCCGCCCCCACTCACGAGCCCGTCCCCGCGGCCGCTTCCGCCCCTCCTCCCGAGCCCGCCGCCGCAACCGCCCCAGCTCTCGAGCCCGCGCCCGGCTGACGAGGGAGCCGACTGCCTGCTGGCGTTCATACCCGGCCTGCCTGAGGACGACTGGGGTGATCCGCACCGCACGGTCGACGACCTCGCTACCCGGGGCTACCTGGACCCAGACACGGCCAACTGGCTCACCACCTGCTTCACCCGCCTCGCCGACCGCTTCGACCGAACCGGCCCGAAGGTCCTCATCCACGGCGACGTTGCCACCCACAACCTCCTCGTCGCCCCCGACAACACCCTCCGCGCCCTCATCGACTGGGGCGACGCCGCCTGGGCCCCACCCGCCATGGACTTCGCCAAACTCCCCCTCCCCGACGTAGCCACCCTCCTCCCGCCCTACCTCCACCACACCAACCAGTCGTCCTCGTCACCGTCCTCTTCCTTCTCCTCCACCGTCACCTCCTCCCCAACCACCACCACTTCCTCCTCCACCACTTCCTCCTCCACCACTTCCTCCTCCACCACTTCCTCCCCAACCACCTCCGCCTCCGCCACCGCCTCCGCCTCCGCCTCCGCCTCCAGCCGACCCGTATCCGAGGACGAGCTGGCCGCGGGCATTCTCTGGCTGCATCTGTCCTGGGCTCTCTCGAAACTCCCGGCCGCCCCGTGGCCGAACCAGCGGCACTGGACCGCTCCACCGGCCAGTCGGCTCCTCGGGGTTCTTCGGTTCTTCGCCGGCACCCCACCCGAACCCTGGTCCACCCTGCTCTGA
- a CDS encoding flavin reductase: MRVDVDPEAVGRREFYALLNSVVVPRPIAWVSSRSADGVLNLAPHSFFTVSCVQPPMVQFTSVGRKDSLNNVEATGEFVVNFAAEPLYEQVNASGTNFPPEVSEFEAVGVSPESSRTVGVPRVAESPVAIECTLHQTLELGDCTLVIGRVRHIAVDAAMLDGDHPEVRRLRPLARLGKDEWSTLGVIRSIKRIRYADWPGHFTPPDH; the protein is encoded by the coding sequence GTGCGTGTCGATGTTGATCCGGAGGCGGTCGGGCGGCGTGAGTTCTACGCGTTGCTCAACTCCGTGGTCGTGCCGCGCCCGATCGCGTGGGTGTCGAGCCGCTCGGCCGACGGTGTGCTGAACCTCGCGCCGCACTCGTTCTTCACCGTGTCCTGCGTGCAGCCGCCGATGGTGCAGTTCACCTCGGTCGGGCGGAAGGACAGCCTGAACAACGTGGAGGCGACCGGCGAGTTCGTGGTGAACTTCGCCGCCGAGCCACTGTACGAGCAGGTGAACGCGTCCGGGACGAATTTCCCGCCGGAGGTGTCGGAGTTCGAAGCGGTCGGCGTCAGCCCCGAGTCGTCCCGGACCGTCGGCGTACCACGGGTGGCGGAGTCGCCGGTGGCGATCGAATGCACGCTGCACCAAACCCTCGAACTCGGCGACTGCACGCTGGTGATCGGCCGGGTCCGGCACATCGCGGTGGATGCGGCGATGCTGGACGGCGACCATCCGGAAGTACGCCGGCTCCGTCCGCTGGCCAGGCTCGGCAAGGACGAGTGGAGTACGTTGGGCGTGATCCGCTCGATCAAGCGGATCAGGTACGCCGATTGGCCTGGGCATTTCACACCTCCGGATCACTGA
- a CDS encoding TetR/AcrR family transcriptional regulator: MLDQQLRLIVDRELAAAPRLTPAGERILAAASTLFYEQGIRTVGVDSIAAAADVTKKTLYDRFGSKDRLIAAYLERRNREWHLFLDEQLAARQPSTPEEVILALFAALTDWLAGSRNGCGFINASVELAAPDHPAMPVIVGQKRWLRAEFEAQARLAGLSDCGELADRLLLLHEGALVSYRVAAMPDAAEVATRAAAGLLETWPRG, from the coding sequence ATGCTTGACCAGCAGCTGAGACTGATCGTGGACCGTGAACTGGCCGCCGCGCCCCGGTTGACCCCGGCCGGCGAGCGCATTCTGGCCGCCGCGTCGACCCTGTTCTACGAGCAGGGCATCCGGACCGTCGGGGTCGACTCGATCGCCGCGGCCGCGGACGTGACGAAGAAGACGCTGTACGACCGGTTCGGTTCGAAGGACCGGCTGATCGCCGCGTATCTCGAGCGCCGGAACCGGGAATGGCACCTGTTCCTCGATGAGCAGCTCGCGGCCCGGCAGCCGTCGACGCCGGAGGAGGTGATCCTGGCGTTGTTCGCCGCGCTGACCGATTGGCTGGCCGGCTCGCGGAACGGGTGCGGGTTCATCAACGCGAGCGTCGAACTGGCCGCGCCGGACCATCCGGCAATGCCGGTGATCGTCGGACAGAAGCGCTGGCTGCGGGCCGAGTTCGAGGCGCAGGCACGGCTGGCCGGGCTGTCAGACTGCGGTGAGCTGGCGGATCGACTGCTGCTACTGCACGAGGGTGCGCTGGTCAGCTACCGCGTTGCTGCGATGCCAGACGCCGCTGAAGTCGCCACGCGCGCCGCCGCCGGCCTTCTCGAGACCTGGCCTCGCGGCTAG
- a CDS encoding phosphotransferase codes for MEVTDVRRAVVAARSTASDLGLAVDDAIVLSDSNRLVIRLMPCDTVARVTPTTHFASAEQEVELVRRLARTGSPVAPLEPRVEPRVFVRDGFKIALWAYVEPVRSRMLPPAEYARTLARLHAGLRRIEVTTPHFMDRVASTRRDVASRDITPDLTDPDRTLLADTLHDLGQSIVNRRGAEQLLHGEPHPLNILDTKSGPLFIDFENTARGPVEYDLAWVPSEVSRHHPDADHDLVGACRGVVLAIVATHRWSVGDQHPSGRESGVAFLRVLREGPPWPALDEVVW; via the coding sequence ATGGAGGTAACTGACGTGCGGCGTGCGGTGGTCGCGGCGAGGTCGACCGCCTCAGATCTCGGGCTGGCCGTCGATGACGCGATCGTTCTGAGCGACTCCAACCGGCTCGTCATCCGCCTGATGCCCTGCGACACCGTCGCCCGAGTCACCCCCACGACGCATTTCGCCAGCGCGGAGCAAGAGGTTGAACTCGTGCGGCGGCTGGCGCGTACGGGCAGCCCGGTCGCTCCACTCGAGCCTCGGGTCGAACCACGGGTCTTCGTGCGTGACGGTTTCAAGATCGCCCTGTGGGCCTACGTCGAACCTGTCCGGTCTCGAATGCTTCCACCGGCCGAGTACGCGCGGACGCTCGCTCGTCTTCACGCCGGCCTGCGGCGGATCGAGGTCACGACGCCACACTTCATGGATCGAGTGGCGTCTACTCGAAGAGACGTTGCCAGCCGTGACATCACGCCCGATCTCACGGATCCGGACCGGACGCTGCTTGCAGACACGCTGCACGATCTGGGTCAGTCGATCGTCAACCGGCGCGGCGCCGAACAGCTACTGCACGGCGAACCGCACCCGTTGAACATCCTCGACACGAAAAGCGGCCCGCTCTTCATCGACTTCGAGAACACCGCCCGCGGGCCCGTCGAGTACGACCTGGCTTGGGTGCCAAGTGAGGTCAGCCGGCACCACCCCGACGCCGATCATGATCTGGTCGGCGCGTGCAGGGGTGTCGTACTCGCGATCGTCGCAACGCATCGTTGGAGTGTCGGCGACCAGCACCCGAGCGGCCGGGAATCGGGAGTGGCGTTTCTTCGCGTACTGCGGGAAGGGCCTCCTTGGCCGGCGCTCGATGAGGTCGTTTGGTAA
- a CDS encoding response regulator transcription factor, whose product MSGAVRILLVEDDLDIANALIPALRRYGLMVTHVRTAADALAADPGDLVLLDLGLPDGDGINVCRQIRTVSDVPVIAVTARGEAADRVRGLRSGADDYVVKPFAISELLARIDAVLRRTGLLQPRPRVTVGDLTVDIEARTVQVADKPISLTRKEFDVLAVLAAHHGRVVPREQVALYAWQSVFEASSRTMDVHVASLRAKLGRPELVQTIRGVGYRLGSD is encoded by the coding sequence ATGAGTGGCGCGGTCCGGATTCTGCTGGTCGAGGACGATCTCGATATCGCCAATGCGCTGATACCCGCGTTGCGGCGGTACGGCCTGATGGTGACGCACGTCCGGACGGCGGCGGACGCCCTGGCGGCGGACCCCGGCGATCTGGTCCTGCTCGACCTGGGGCTGCCGGACGGGGACGGCATCAACGTCTGCCGGCAGATCCGGACGGTCTCGGACGTACCGGTGATCGCGGTGACGGCGCGTGGCGAGGCGGCCGACCGGGTCCGCGGGCTGCGCAGCGGGGCCGACGACTATGTGGTGAAACCCTTTGCGATTTCCGAGCTGCTGGCCCGCATCGATGCTGTACTACGGCGTACCGGTCTCTTGCAGCCCCGCCCTCGGGTGACTGTCGGCGACCTGACCGTCGACATCGAGGCCCGAACGGTTCAGGTGGCGGACAAGCCCATCAGCCTGACCCGCAAGGAGTTCGACGTGCTCGCAGTGCTGGCCGCGCACCACGGCCGGGTGGTCCCCCGGGAACAGGTCGCGCTGTACGCCTGGCAGTCGGTGTTCGAGGCGTCGTCGCGGACCATGGACGTACACGTCGCCAGCCTGCGCGCCAAACTCGGCCGGCCGGAGCTGGTCCAGACCATTCGCGGCGTCGGTTACCGCCTCGGTTCGGACTGA
- the mgrA gene encoding L-glyceraldehyde 3-phosphate reductase: MTDYVAAEGRYDDQMSYRRTGRSGLQLPAISLGLWHNFGDDKPFTTQRDILRRAFDLGVTHFDLANNYGPPYGSAETNFGTHFARDFKPYRDELIISSKAGYDMWPGPYGQGGGSRKYLLASLDQSLSRMGLDYVDIFYSHRFDPDTPLEETMGALDTAVRSGKALYAGISSYSADRTREAARILQELGTPLLIHQPSYSMLNRWIEEDLLDAVGELGVGVIAFSPLAQGVLTNRYLDGIPSDSRAAQGKSLNPDSLTEDTLKHVRALNEIASQRGQSVAQLALAWTLRDDRVTSALIGASSVAQLEDNLATVRNLHFTPEELEAIDADAVEAGINLWKKSSDA, from the coding sequence GTGACTGACTACGTGGCGGCTGAGGGCCGGTATGACGACCAGATGAGCTACCGCCGGACGGGACGGAGCGGGCTGCAACTGCCGGCGATCTCGCTGGGCCTGTGGCACAACTTCGGCGACGACAAGCCGTTCACGACGCAGCGCGACATCCTGCGCCGGGCGTTCGACCTCGGCGTCACGCACTTCGACCTGGCGAACAACTACGGCCCGCCGTACGGTTCGGCCGAGACGAACTTCGGCACGCACTTCGCCCGCGACTTCAAGCCGTACCGGGACGAGCTGATCATCTCGTCGAAGGCCGGATACGACATGTGGCCGGGTCCGTACGGGCAGGGCGGCGGCTCCCGCAAGTACCTGCTCGCCTCGCTCGACCAGTCCCTGAGCCGGATGGGCCTCGACTACGTCGACATCTTCTACTCGCACCGGTTCGACCCGGACACGCCGCTCGAGGAGACGATGGGCGCGCTCGACACCGCGGTCCGTTCGGGCAAGGCGCTGTACGCCGGCATCTCGTCGTACTCCGCGGACCGGACCCGGGAGGCGGCCCGCATCCTGCAGGAGCTCGGTACGCCGCTGCTGATCCACCAGCCGTCGTACTCGATGCTCAACCGCTGGATCGAGGAGGACCTGCTCGACGCGGTCGGCGAGCTGGGCGTCGGCGTGATCGCGTTCTCTCCGCTGGCGCAGGGCGTGCTCACCAACCGGTACCTGGACGGCATCCCGTCCGATTCCCGCGCGGCCCAGGGCAAGTCGCTCAACCCGGACTCGCTCACCGAAGACACCCTCAAGCACGTCCGCGCCCTGAACGAGATCGCCAGTCAGCGCGGCCAGTCGGTGGCTCAACTGGCGCTCGCCTGGACCCTCCGTGACGACCGCGTAACGAGCGCCCTGATCGGCGCCTCCAGCGTCGCCCAACTCGAAGACAACCTCGCCACCGTCCGCAACCTCCACTTCACCCCCGAAGAGCTGGAAGCCATCGACGCCGACGCCGTAGAAGCCGGCATCAACCTCTGGAAGAAGAGCTCCGACGCCTGA
- a CDS encoding DMT family transporter codes for MTKYKALALAAGAGFTVFWSCGFIGARWGTEYTSAFDLLAWRFLVAGAIAAVVLAVRRPRISRRDLVTQVWMAVLTQFVYLGLIFTGIDHGITAGVTALIGSLQPLVIATVAGPLLGETVSRRQWIGLFLGLAGVGLVVADDLSAGHVQPLLFLIPVAGLLGLVAGTCLDRLRKPATSSLDALAVQSLASAVLFTALAAATNELTVPREPAFYGAVFWLVLFATGGGWGLYLVNLKLSGATRISSLLYLVPPTTMLFAFLLFGETIGVLAVLGMLICAIAVILIRGREQVRCGDGGTPVAGPARTTGLARVHRGATSSEQPDRAAATTRRRNSAYVLRDPRPAVRCAGQPAPDE; via the coding sequence ATGACCAAGTACAAGGCGCTCGCCCTGGCCGCCGGAGCCGGGTTCACCGTGTTCTGGAGCTGCGGCTTCATCGGCGCCCGGTGGGGTACGGAGTACACGTCCGCGTTCGATCTGCTCGCGTGGCGGTTCCTGGTCGCGGGCGCGATCGCGGCGGTCGTGCTGGCGGTACGGCGGCCGCGGATCTCACGCCGCGATCTCGTCACCCAGGTCTGGATGGCCGTGCTGACGCAGTTCGTGTACCTCGGACTGATCTTCACCGGGATCGATCACGGCATCACCGCCGGTGTCACCGCTCTCATCGGCTCCCTGCAACCGCTCGTGATCGCGACCGTCGCGGGACCGCTGCTGGGCGAGACGGTGAGCCGACGGCAATGGATCGGTCTGTTCCTCGGGCTCGCCGGCGTCGGCCTGGTCGTCGCGGACGATCTCAGCGCCGGCCACGTGCAGCCACTTCTGTTCCTGATCCCGGTCGCCGGACTTCTCGGCCTGGTCGCCGGCACGTGCCTCGATCGGCTTCGAAAGCCCGCTACGAGTTCACTCGACGCTCTCGCCGTACAGAGCCTGGCGTCGGCCGTACTGTTCACCGCGCTGGCGGCCGCGACCAACGAGCTGACCGTTCCGCGGGAACCGGCCTTCTACGGAGCGGTGTTCTGGCTCGTACTGTTCGCGACCGGTGGCGGCTGGGGTCTGTACCTCGTCAACCTCAAGCTTTCCGGCGCGACCCGCATCAGTTCGCTGCTCTATCTGGTCCCGCCGACCACGATGCTGTTCGCCTTCCTGCTCTTCGGCGAGACGATCGGCGTACTCGCCGTACTGGGCATGCTGATTTGTGCCATAGCCGTGATCCTGATCAGGGGCCGTGAACAAGTACGCTGCGGGGATGGCGGAACCCCGGTGGCTGGACCAGCGAGAACAACAGGCCTGGCGCGCGTACATCGCGGCGCAACGAGTAGTGAGCAGCCGGATCGAGCAGCAGCTACAACGCGACGCCGGAATTCCGCATACGTACTACGAGATCCTCGTCCGGCTGTCCGATGCGCCGGGCAACCGGCTCCGGATGAGTGA
- a CDS encoding TAXI family TRAP transporter solute-binding subunit: MRLRRLPTAAVAIAAVVALTACGGQRQPSGSGTASGGRLTIATGNTTGVYYQLGGALASVISQKVSGYRATASETGASVQNIQGLVAGNYDIAFSLGDTASDAVKGEHSFTSKQDVVALTRLYNNYTQVAVRTSAGINSIADLKGKRVSTGSPNSGTEVIARRLLTAAGLDPAKDVTAQRLGLPESVDAMKSGSIDALVWSGGLPTGGITDLVTSMGKGVKLLPIADLLPKLEEKYGSVYAQAPIPAATYKQAADVPTIVVPNVLLVRKDMKDDLAEQLTKVVYDNLDALVAVNAAAKGITLDNADKTDPVPLHPGAKKAIDGLR; the protein is encoded by the coding sequence ATGAGACTCCGTCGCCTCCCCACCGCCGCGGTGGCGATCGCAGCCGTCGTCGCGCTCACCGCCTGTGGCGGCCAGCGCCAGCCCTCCGGGTCCGGTACCGCGTCCGGCGGCCGGCTGACGATCGCGACCGGCAACACGACGGGTGTCTACTACCAGCTCGGTGGCGCGCTGGCATCGGTGATCTCGCAGAAGGTGTCCGGCTATCGCGCCACCGCCAGCGAGACCGGGGCCTCCGTCCAGAACATCCAGGGCCTGGTGGCGGGCAACTACGACATCGCGTTCTCGCTCGGCGACACGGCCTCGGATGCGGTCAAGGGTGAGCACAGCTTCACCTCGAAGCAGGACGTGGTCGCGCTGACCCGGCTGTACAACAACTACACGCAGGTCGCCGTACGTACCTCGGCCGGGATCAACTCGATCGCGGACCTGAAGGGCAAACGGGTCTCGACCGGCTCGCCCAACTCCGGGACCGAGGTGATCGCGCGCCGCCTGCTCACGGCTGCCGGACTCGACCCGGCCAAGGACGTGACCGCGCAGCGGCTCGGGCTGCCGGAGTCCGTGGACGCGATGAAGTCCGGCTCGATCGACGCGCTGGTCTGGTCCGGCGGGCTGCCGACCGGCGGGATCACCGACCTGGTCACCAGCATGGGCAAGGGCGTCAAACTGCTGCCGATCGCCGACCTGCTGCCGAAGCTGGAGGAGAAGTACGGTTCGGTCTACGCGCAGGCGCCGATCCCGGCGGCGACGTACAAGCAGGCGGCCGACGTACCGACCATCGTCGTACCGAACGTGCTGCTGGTCCGCAAGGACATGAAGGACGACCTGGCTGAGCAGCTCACCAAGGTCGTCTACGACAACCTGGACGCGCTGGTCGCCGTGAACGCGGCCGCCAAGGGCATCACGCTCGACAACGCCGACAAAACCGACCCGGTGCCGCTGCACCCCGGCGCGAAGAAGGCCATCGATGGACTGAGATGA